GCTGGGGAGAGGGGAAGGCATATCTTGAGGAGATGAAGGTATCATGGGCAGAGTCGGGTCCAGGTTCCGATACGCCTACGGGAATTGCTATACGTACAAAAGAGGTTTTTCTGAGCCGGGATATGGAGATTTCTTCCAGTGATTATCCATCGGAGTGGGTCTCCGATGCTCTGGCCCATGGTTTCCGTTCTGTTTTGAGTCTTCCCCTGATGGTGGAGGGCCGCAGAAGACCCATTGGTGCCCTTACCCTGTATTCTTTTACCAAAGGGGGCTTTGGGGAAAAGGAATGCGTTCTTCTGTCCAGCCTTGCCGATGATGTGGCAAGCGGCATTGACCATCTCCATCAGAAGCTGGAGCGGGCAAGGGTGGAAGAGGCTCTGCTTATGGCAGAGGCCCGCTATGCCGGTGTTTTGGAAAACACAGGTACAGGAACCATACTTATTGAAAATAATGAATATATCCGTTTCTGCAATGCCACCTTTGCAAAGATGACAGGCTATACCCGAGAGGAAATCCTTGGCAAGAAAAAGTGGAAGGATTTTGTGGTACCGGAAGATGTCAAACGCATGGAAAATTATCATGTGTGGAGGCGTACGGAGCCGGGGCGGGCACCTTCGGTTTATGAATGTCAGTTTTTGAATCGGGCAGGAGAGGTTAAAGACGTTCTCATGAAGGTGGGCATGGTGGAGGGTACACAGGTAAGTGTGGCCTCTTTCATGGACATTACGGAAGCCAAGAGGGCAAGGCACCTTCTGCATGAGCGCGAAGCACAGCTGGCTGCCATCGTCAATCACCTTCCGGGTCCTGTTTTTGTCCGGGATATTAAGGGCAGGGTTATTTTTGCCAACCGTCGTCTTATTTCACAATCCGGATATAATCCTGAAGGTGAATATTGCTATTCAATTTTTTATAAACGTAAGAAACCCTGCAAAGATTGTCCCGTGGAAAGGGTTTTTGCCGGTGAGACCGTGCGCAAGGAAGTCTTTTTTTCCGAAGAAGGCCGCTGGTACGAGGTTATCTATGCCCCCCTTGCATCCTTTGACGGTACTGTGGGCCGGGTGCAGGCAGTTTTTATTGATATTACTGAACGAAAAGCTTCAGAATCCGCCCTGATGGTAAGGGAAGAAAGCCTGAGGGAAGAAAACAGGYGGCTTCGTTCAGCCATGCAGGAACGCTGGCATTTTGGTGGACTGGTGGGAAAAAGTCAGGTGATGCAGGATGTTTATGAGAGGATTCTTAAAGCAGCATCGGGTATCAGCAGTGTTATTATTTACGGGGAATCGGGTACGGGAAAGGAACTCACGGCCAGAGCCATCCATGATATGAGTGAAAGGGTGCGTGGGCCCTTTGTTGCCGTTAATTGCGGAGCCATTAGTGAGAATCTTGCGGAGAGTGCCTTTTTTGGTCATAAGAAGGGTGCTTTTACCGGGGCAGACCGGGATAAGCAGGGCTACCTTGCCGCTGCGGACGGAGGAACGCTTTTTCTTGATGAAATCGGAGAAATCCCCCTGGCCATGCAGATAAAGCTGCTCAGGGCGCTGGATGGTGCCGGATTTACGCCTGTGGGCGGCACTGAAACCCTGAAGCCGGATATCCGTGTCATTGCGGCAACCAATAGAAATCTTTACGATCTTCTGCGGGAAAACCGTATGCGGGAAGATTTTTTTTACAGAATTCATATTGTGCCCATACGTCTTCCTGCCCTCAGGGACCGCAAGGAAGATCTGCCACTTCTCATGGATCATTTTTTTAATAAATATGGTGCTGGCAGGGTGCTGCCGCCGGTGACGGGTAAGCTGCTGGAAGCCTTTTCCAGCCATGACTGGCCGGGTAATGTCCGGGAGCTGCAGAATGCCATTCAGCGTTATCTTTCATTGGGGAATCTTGATTTTCTGGGTGAAAGGGATGGACTTAAGGAAGATGAGGTTGAGTTTGAAAAAAGTACGACCCTTGTTCCGAGGGTGGATGCCTATGAGAAAAAGCTCATTGTGGAAGCACTTCACCGCCATCAGTGGCACAGGGAAAATGCTGCTGAAAGCCTTGGTATCCATAGGAAAACTCTCTTTACCAAAATGAAGAAATTCGGACTTTTGAATGAAAACTGAGGGGGATATCTGTAGT
This Desulfobotulus mexicanus DNA region includes the following protein-coding sequences:
- a CDS encoding sigma 54-interacting transcriptional regulator, with the protein product MNWEEYTDMIPASGEEKPLALKDLETLVIFLRRCNHALLKASDESYLLREICMALVAMGGYALCWVGYREDSEGKPVRKVACWGEGKAYLEEMKVSWAESGPGSDTPTGIAIRTKEVFLSRDMEISSSDYPSEWVSDALAHGFRSVLSLPLMVEGRRRPIGALTLYSFTKGGFGEKECVLLSSLADDVASGIDHLHQKLERARVEEALLMAEARYAGVLENTGTGTILIENNEYIRFCNATFAKMTGYTREEILGKKKWKDFVVPEDVKRMENYHVWRRTEPGRAPSVYECQFLNRAGEVKDVLMKVGMVEGTQVSVASFMDITEAKRARHLLHEREAQLAAIVNHLPGPVFVRDIKGRVIFANRRLISQSGYNPEGEYCYSIFYKRKKPCKDCPVERVFAGETVRKEVFFSEEGRWYEVIYAPLASFDGTVGRVQAVFIDITERKASESALMVREESLREENRXLRSAMQERWHFGGLVGKSQVMQDVYERILKAASGISSVIIYGESGTGKELTARAIHDMSERVRGPFVAVNCGAISENLAESAFFGHKKGAFTGADRDKQGYLAAADGGTLFLDEIGEIPLAMQIKLLRALDGAGFTPVGGTETLKPDIRVIAATNRNLYDLLRENRMREDFFYRIHIVPIRLPALRDRKEDLPLLMDHFFNKYGAGRVLPPVTGKLLEAFSSHDWPGNVRELQNAIQRYLSLGNLDFLGERDGLKEDEVEFEKSTTLVPRVDAYEKKLIVEALHRHQWHRENAAESLGIHRKTLFTKMKKFGLLNEN